The following are from one region of the Bacteroidota bacterium genome:
- a CDS encoding SulP family inorganic anion transporter, with translation MKKFNSGDLLKDLNAGLVVFLVALPLCLGIALASKAPLMSGIIAGVIGGIVVGALSGSQLGVSGPAAGLVATVIAGLTAMGGSFSMFCLAILLAGVMQVAFGLLRAGALAQYFPTSVIKGMLAAIGITIVLKQIPHMVGLDSDYEGDFNFIQADGHTTFSEFGYLFEALTPGAVIIALAGLAIMLLWNLPAIKQNKVLALIPGPLLAVGLGIGLQVFFQETGSSLALAPEHLVQIKASRNPVEWISLPDFSQIGNLTVWTYAFVIFLIASIESLLCAEATDKIDPQMRVANKNKELVAQGVGNVLAGLVGGLPITQVIVRSSANVQAGGRTRISAIFHGILILVAVVAIPGVLNKIPMASLAAVLLLVGYNLAKPSLMIKYYKKGWTQFIPFAVTIPAVLLTDLLEGVAIGIAVAIFFILRRNFRAPYDYHLDESKEVPVLTLKLANIVSFMNKGVIISTLEMIPPQSKVIIDTTHTGLIDPDIVEVIEDFLQKAPTKEIDVKLIGTLDHTASVKNPTKKLREILAKYQDGAEKDIPSKFVKQ, from the coding sequence GTGAAGAAATTCAATTCTGGTGATCTTTTAAAAGATCTGAATGCTGGTTTGGTCGTATTCCTTGTGGCTTTGCCACTCTGCCTTGGGATTGCCTTGGCATCCAAAGCTCCCTTGATGTCTGGCATCATTGCAGGCGTGATCGGGGGGATTGTGGTCGGAGCCTTGAGCGGTTCACAACTCGGTGTCAGCGGTCCTGCGGCAGGTTTGGTGGCCACGGTGATCGCGGGCCTCACCGCAATGGGTGGATCATTTTCAATGTTTTGCCTCGCAATTTTGCTCGCAGGGGTGATGCAAGTCGCATTTGGCCTCCTGCGCGCCGGCGCGCTTGCGCAGTATTTCCCCACAAGTGTGATCAAAGGAATGCTTGCCGCCATCGGGATTACGATTGTGTTGAAACAGATACCGCACATGGTCGGACTCGACTCCGATTACGAAGGCGACTTCAACTTCATTCAGGCAGACGGTCACACGACCTTTTCCGAATTTGGCTATTTGTTTGAGGCACTCACACCGGGGGCGGTGATCATCGCCTTGGCGGGATTAGCGATCATGCTGCTCTGGAATCTCCCGGCCATCAAGCAAAACAAGGTGCTTGCCTTGATCCCCGGACCATTGCTCGCAGTCGGCCTCGGAATCGGATTGCAAGTGTTTTTTCAGGAGACCGGTTCTTCCCTTGCTTTGGCACCTGAGCACTTGGTTCAAATCAAAGCTTCGCGTAATCCCGTCGAATGGATTTCCCTTCCCGACTTTTCCCAGATTGGAAATCTAACGGTTTGGACCTATGCCTTCGTGATCTTCCTGATTGCCAGCATCGAATCCTTGCTTTGTGCAGAAGCGACCGACAAAATCGACCCGCAAATGCGTGTGGCCAACAAAAACAAGGAATTGGTGGCGCAAGGCGTTGGCAACGTTTTGGCAGGCCTTGTCGGGGGATTGCCGATCACCCAGGTGATCGTGCGCAGTTCCGCCAACGTGCAAGCGGGCGGGCGCACACGTATCTCCGCGATTTTCCATGGTATTTTGATCCTTGTCGCAGTGGTGGCAATTCCGGGAGTGCTCAACAAAATTCCAATGGCGAGCCTCGCTGCGGTGTTGTTGCTTGTGGGGTACAACCTTGCAAAACCTTCACTGATGATCAAATACTACAAGAAGGGCTGGACACAATTTATTCCATTTGCAGTGACGATCCCGGCTGTTTTGTTGACGGATCTGCTAGAAGGCGTTGCCATTGGCATCGCTGTGGCCATTTTCTTCATTCTGAGGCGCAACTTCCGGGCCCCCTACGATTATCATTTGGATGAAAGCAAGGAGGTTCCTGTGTTGACCTTGAAATTGGCCAACATCGTGAGCTTCATGAACAAAGGCGTGATCATATCCACGTTGGAGATGATTCCGCCGCAATCCAAAGTCATTATCGACACGACCCACACGGGCTTGATCGATCCTGACATTGTGGAAGTCATTGAGGATTTCCTCCAAAAGGCACCTACCAAGGAAATCGACGTAAAACTCATCGGAACGCTGGACCATACCGCATCGGTCAAAAATCCGACGAAAAAATTGCGCGAGATCCTGGCAAAGTACCAAGACGGGGCCGAAAAGGACATTCCAAGCAAGTTTGTCAAACAATAG
- the can gene encoding carbonate dehydratase: MLKSYLKLLENNKEWVAKQKAIDPDFFKNLAKGQTPEYLWIGCSDSRVPANEITGTRPGEMFVHRNIANMVVHSDMNLLSVLSYAVEVLKVKHIIVCGHYGCGGVIAAMGNKQFGLIDNWLRHIKDVYRIHHAELDSITDMEQRSRRFVECNVIEQVNDLGKSSIVQNAWSNEQPLHIHGWVYDVADGEIKDLGVTCTGFKDLHQVYQLETKEGKIYSGV; encoded by the coding sequence ATGCTGAAGTCATATCTGAAACTTCTCGAGAACAATAAGGAATGGGTCGCCAAGCAAAAGGCCATTGACCCCGATTTTTTCAAGAACCTGGCCAAAGGCCAAACTCCGGAATATCTCTGGATCGGTTGCTCAGACAGCCGCGTACCGGCAAACGAAATTACCGGCACGCGCCCTGGCGAGATGTTTGTGCATCGCAACATTGCCAACATGGTGGTGCACAGCGACATGAACCTTCTGAGCGTCCTGTCCTATGCTGTAGAGGTTTTGAAGGTAAAACACATCATCGTTTGCGGCCATTACGGCTGCGGTGGTGTCATCGCCGCCATGGGCAACAAACAATTTGGATTGATAGACAACTGGTTGCGCCATATCAAGGATGTTTACCGGATTCACCACGCAGAGCTGGATAGCATCACGGATATGGAGCAGCGTTCAAGGCGTTTTGTTGAATGCAATGTCATCGAGCAGGTGAATGACCTTGGGAAATCCTCGATCGTTCAAAATGCTTGGTCCAATGAACAACCCCTGCACATACATGGCTGGGTTTACGACGTTGCCGACGGCGAAATCAAGGACCTTGGGGTAACCTGTACCGGCTTCAAGGACTTGCACCAAGTCTATCAGCTCGAGACCAAGGAGGGCAAAATCTACTCAGGCGTCTAA
- a CDS encoding metallophosphoesterase, translating to MAFRRTLCVGDIHGAHKALVQVLERSGFDSTQDRLISLGDLTDYHPDSDKVLDTLLTIPNLVAVRGNHDIWAEEWLQTGERDSLWLYNGGEATLAAFERRDDTTQERYRRFFSKQLPYFVDQDNRLFVHASIDPVLLLKEQKEDELFWGRSLWTMATRSEMLGLPFPKNSFHEIFIGHTPTSKIWPDCKPVHIGNIWNLDQGIKRIGRLTIMDVSTKEYWQSDFAEELELF from the coding sequence ATGGCTTTTAGGCGCACGCTTTGCGTTGGGGATATTCATGGTGCTCACAAAGCCTTGGTGCAGGTCCTGGAGCGCTCAGGCTTTGATTCGACGCAAGACAGACTCATTTCCCTGGGAGACTTGACCGACTACCATCCCGACAGCGACAAGGTGTTGGATACCTTGCTGACCATTCCAAATTTGGTGGCTGTGCGCGGCAACCATGATATCTGGGCAGAGGAATGGCTGCAAACGGGCGAAAGGGATTCACTTTGGCTCTACAACGGTGGGGAGGCTACCCTTGCTGCCTTCGAAAGACGCGATGACACCACGCAGGAACGCTACCGCCGGTTTTTCAGCAAACAGCTGCCGTATTTCGTCGATCAGGATAACCGCCTTTTTGTGCATGCAAGCATTGACCCGGTCCTGTTGCTGAAGGAGCAGAAGGAAGATGAACTATTTTGGGGGCGCAGTTTGTGGACAATGGCTACCCGTTCAGAGATGCTGGGTTTACCCTTCCCAAAAAATTCCTTCCACGAAATTTTCATTGGCCATACCCCTACGAGCAAAATTTGGCCGGATTGCAAACCTGTGCACATTGGCAACATTTGGAACCTCGACCAAGGCATCAAACGCATCGGCCGTCTCACGATCATGGATGTATCCACCAAGGAATACTGGCAATCCGATTTCGCTGAAGAATTGGAACTTTTTTAG
- a CDS encoding PD-(D/E)XK nuclease family protein, whose product MASFIEQLSLTLIQTHGAHLGELCVVFPSRRACAFMEASLAKHIPHATWAPKMYSIEDFVPQLQQVNILDPISLTFELWPIYKQAFPNESFDQFYAWGQMIVADFNEVDLHLIDGGKIFQNLAELKRIDVTIDGWLNEDGKLSTHQHEYMRFWELLGVFYQSLQAKLSIQGMASPGQALRALVTKVKASKPMLPWKRVIFAGFNALAPAEENLILALIQWDLADCYWDLDAWYTENEEQEAGKFFRELRRRWEAAMPQMKGNWNWIGKHLETQTKEMVLTAVPKRVGQAKAAGLLLEEMAQGIAPESLALVLPDENLLFPVLHSLPESLRDVNVTMGYPLRNTPLYGLIDSVLTLHENAARLRPGGVGQPVYYFRDIISILRHPYIHQLATEEGRETMRIITQENMIYLAPTYFMRYEADHILRFLFEPWTDLGSAIRYLLDLFLKLKTAFEARQKTENPLPTVESEILFQFFSLTQKLQTKLDKYLDENDLGTFRRIYREVIVGASLPFAGEPLKGIQVMGMLETRVLDFDRLILLSVNEGILPPKQQQNSLIPYGIRKAFQMPTHEDRDAVYAYHFYRLMQRARHVQLIYDTQADSQGGGEKSRFIAQIEAELLQRNPGITVRHETFTFPALPEEIQPIIIQKDADVLKKLIEKGSDKGFSPSALNTYLSCSLQFYFQNLLKLKEKDVPEETMEDNTFGMVVHGALELLYKPLVGQTLQAKDIAPLLDKVDDAVEKVFTIKTHSDNFKTGRNRLLLGVIRDLVRQMLELDMAAAPIELMALEQEMEAFIPTQRHPEGLKLRGYVDRVDRAGGRIRIIDYKTGQVTGLKVKNFLDLKEDKPQKEVFQLGSYAYLYHRNHNPDRAVYPGIFGMRNLPAGFLTLEYGPQKIGEFDLLSLAEFEGLLVNIFDDLLDPDLPFTQTADEKRCIFCAFKTICNRH is encoded by the coding sequence ATGGCCAGCTTCATTGAACAATTGAGTCTTACGCTAATTCAAACGCACGGCGCCCACCTCGGCGAACTCTGCGTGGTTTTTCCCTCCCGCAGAGCGTGCGCATTCATGGAGGCAAGCCTCGCAAAGCACATTCCGCATGCGACGTGGGCACCCAAAATGTATTCGATCGAGGATTTTGTGCCCCAATTGCAACAGGTCAACATCCTGGATCCGATCTCCTTGACGTTTGAGTTGTGGCCGATTTACAAACAGGCATTTCCCAACGAGTCCTTCGATCAGTTTTACGCTTGGGGGCAAATGATCGTCGCGGACTTCAATGAAGTCGATTTGCATTTGATAGATGGCGGCAAAATTTTCCAGAATCTCGCTGAGCTCAAACGCATCGACGTCACCATTGACGGATGGCTGAATGAAGACGGGAAATTGAGTACGCATCAGCATGAATACATGCGTTTTTGGGAATTGCTGGGCGTATTTTACCAAAGCCTTCAGGCGAAGCTCTCCATTCAAGGGATGGCAAGCCCGGGCCAAGCCTTGCGGGCGCTGGTGACCAAGGTAAAAGCTTCCAAACCGATGTTGCCTTGGAAACGCGTGATTTTTGCGGGCTTCAATGCGTTGGCGCCGGCAGAGGAAAACTTGATTTTGGCGTTGATTCAATGGGATTTGGCCGACTGCTATTGGGATTTGGATGCTTGGTACACGGAAAACGAAGAACAGGAAGCCGGGAAATTTTTCCGGGAATTGCGCCGGCGATGGGAAGCGGCGATGCCGCAGATGAAGGGCAACTGGAACTGGATCGGCAAGCATTTGGAGACCCAAACAAAGGAAATGGTGCTCACAGCCGTTCCCAAGCGTGTCGGTCAGGCCAAAGCAGCGGGTTTGCTCCTCGAAGAAATGGCCCAGGGCATCGCCCCGGAATCCCTCGCACTTGTACTTCCGGATGAAAACCTATTGTTCCCGGTACTGCATAGTCTGCCGGAGTCACTCAGGGACGTGAATGTCACGATGGGATATCCGTTGCGGAACACCCCCTTGTATGGCCTGATTGACTCTGTGCTGACCCTGCATGAAAACGCAGCCCGCCTTCGGCCGGGCGGGGTTGGGCAGCCTGTTTATTACTTTCGGGACATTATTTCGATTCTTCGGCATCCTTATATTCATCAGCTCGCAACAGAGGAAGGCCGGGAAACGATGCGCATCATCACGCAGGAAAATATGATTTACCTGGCGCCGACGTATTTCATGCGCTACGAAGCCGATCATATTCTGCGGTTTCTGTTTGAGCCTTGGACGGACCTCGGCTCGGCCATCCGCTATTTGCTGGACCTGTTTTTGAAGCTCAAAACCGCATTCGAAGCGCGGCAAAAGACAGAAAATCCACTGCCAACGGTCGAATCGGAGATTTTGTTCCAGTTTTTCAGCCTCACGCAGAAGCTGCAAACCAAGCTGGATAAGTATCTGGATGAAAACGATCTGGGAACGTTTCGGCGCATCTACCGCGAGGTGATTGTCGGCGCAAGCCTGCCGTTTGCGGGGGAACCTCTCAAGGGCATTCAAGTCATGGGAATGCTGGAGACGCGGGTGCTTGATTTTGACCGGTTGATCCTTTTGTCGGTCAATGAGGGCATCCTACCGCCCAAACAGCAGCAAAATTCGTTGATTCCGTATGGCATCCGCAAGGCATTTCAAATGCCGACGCATGAAGACCGGGACGCCGTCTATGCCTACCATTTTTACCGGCTGATGCAACGTGCGCGCCATGTTCAGCTGATTTACGATACACAAGCTGATAGTCAGGGCGGAGGAGAAAAAAGCAGGTTCATTGCACAGATCGAAGCGGAATTGCTGCAACGCAACCCGGGCATCACGGTGCGGCACGAAACTTTTACATTCCCGGCTTTGCCGGAAGAAATACAGCCGATCATCATCCAAAAGGATGCGGATGTGCTGAAAAAGCTGATCGAAAAAGGTTCCGACAAAGGATTTTCGCCCAGTGCCTTGAACACCTACCTCAGTTGCAGTCTACAATTTTACTTTCAAAACCTGCTCAAACTGAAGGAGAAGGACGTTCCGGAGGAAACGATGGAAGACAATACCTTTGGCATGGTGGTGCACGGCGCGTTGGAACTGCTGTATAAGCCGCTTGTGGGGCAAACGCTGCAAGCAAAAGACATTGCGCCCCTGCTCGATAAGGTCGATGATGCCGTTGAAAAGGTTTTTACCATCAAAACGCATAGTGACAACTTCAAAACGGGTCGAAATCGGCTTTTGCTCGGAGTGATCCGGGATCTTGTGCGGCAAATGCTCGAACTGGACATGGCTGCGGCTCCCATTGAACTCATGGCATTGGAACAGGAGATGGAAGCTTTCATCCCGACGCAACGCCATCCGGAAGGACTGAAACTACGCGGGTATGTGGACCGGGTGGACCGTGCAGGTGGCCGAATTCGCATCATCGACTACAAAACAGGGCAAGTCACAGGTCTGAAAGTCAAGAACTTCCTGGATCTCAAGGAGGATAAACCGCAGAAGGAGGTCTTTCAGTTGGGGAGTTATGCCTACCTCTACCATCGCAACCACAACCCCGACCGTGCGGTCTATCCCGGCATTTTTGGCATGCGCAACCTCCCCGCCGGATTCTTGACGCTGGAGTATGGACCGCAAAAGATTGGCGAATTCGACTTGCTCAGTTTGGCCGAATTTGAAGGCTTGTTGGTGAATATTTTTGACGACTTGCTGGATCCCGACCTGCCTTTTACCCAAACAGCCGACGAAAAGCGTTGTATTTTTTGTGCCTTCAAAACGATTTGCAACCGTCATTGA
- a CDS encoding tetratricopeptide repeat protein has translation MKQENFDFDKAVLERSNEVPIVVDYWSPTCGPCLFLGPILEKLESQSGGTWELIKINTMEHNDLAYAHGIHSIPHVKMFSKGKLVSEFVGALPEGTLVKWLDEFIPTEAKELLNEIRQRLNTEDKATALADLRTFVGEHPEIPMARLVLASEIVFDNPIEARELVTPVKQGDLLWDAAENVRMLAELTTYEDTTGSEAGKQIALASAALKSDDYEAAMEALLAAVEADKAFAKELPRRGCIALFRMFGAQHPLTIKFRRRFEMALY, from the coding sequence ATGAAACAAGAAAATTTCGATTTTGACAAGGCGGTTTTGGAGCGCTCCAACGAGGTGCCCATCGTCGTAGATTACTGGTCTCCCACCTGCGGTCCCTGCCTGTTTTTGGGTCCGATTTTGGAGAAACTCGAGAGCCAATCCGGCGGTACTTGGGAGCTCATCAAGATCAACACGATGGAGCACAACGACCTCGCCTACGCCCACGGAATCCACTCGATTCCCCACGTGAAAATGTTCTCCAAAGGCAAGCTCGTTTCCGAGTTTGTGGGTGCCCTTCCCGAGGGAACTTTGGTCAAATGGCTCGACGAATTCATCCCGACCGAGGCCAAGGAATTGCTCAATGAAATTCGCCAACGGCTCAACACGGAAGACAAGGCTACAGCACTTGCCGACCTGCGCACCTTCGTCGGGGAGCATCCCGAAATCCCGATGGCACGACTCGTGCTCGCTTCGGAAATTGTCTTTGACAATCCGATCGAAGCGCGTGAGTTGGTGACCCCGGTCAAGCAAGGCGACCTGCTTTGGGATGCCGCCGAAAACGTGCGCATGCTTGCCGAGTTGACGACGTATGAAGATACCACGGGCTCCGAAGCCGGCAAGCAGATTGCCTTGGCAAGTGCAGCCCTCAAATCCGACGATTACGAGGCCGCTATGGAGGCGTTGCTCGCTGCGGTGGAAGCCGACAAGGCATTTGCCAAGGAACTGCCCCGCAGGGGCTGTATCGCGCTCTTCCGCATGTTTGGTGCTCAGCATCCGCTGACCATCAAATTCCGCCGCCGCTTCGAAATGGCGCTGTATTAA
- a CDS encoding tetratricopeptide repeat protein — protein sequence MSIPVFVFYLSICLSYLLIRPLATLIHELGHLGYLLLIGQRKEIKVFLGSVGEGKGSWRIRTGGILWVIHPSGVLMRGSITDFPKSLSPAQIIPYALSGPLFSLLMATLAGYLAFGEWTSDVSWIKPFLVLAALIPATDFLLAVFYTYSPILHSSESIFGNDGQLIAWRIRFGKQTKTYLHGWWLFEKERYGEAAECFQEVYQSGIKDKELLEHLIFCGLMRENFQQVLEWDREMAQKHPTDPYDACRRATALLALGEPIAAKSTLDEAIRTTPGHHEALNFRAFLAIQAGNYAEATKDLEKSTRANREFAVAFCNLGWLHLLQNNPEKAHSMLTLSMKLEYENPALHRNWAMYFWMTQNAEEAHSALESAKLLGLDPLEYHAWKTKIEALPLT from the coding sequence ATGAGCATCCCCGTTTTTGTATTTTACCTGAGCATTTGTCTCAGCTATCTGCTCATCCGGCCGCTGGCAACCCTGATCCATGAATTGGGGCATCTCGGTTACCTGCTGCTGATCGGGCAACGCAAGGAAATCAAAGTATTTTTGGGCAGCGTCGGCGAGGGAAAAGGCAGCTGGCGAATTCGAACGGGCGGCATTTTATGGGTCATCCATCCATCGGGCGTGCTCATGCGCGGCAGCATCACGGACTTTCCAAAATCCTTGTCCCCTGCCCAAATCATCCCCTATGCGCTTTCAGGCCCACTTTTTTCCTTGTTGATGGCGACTTTGGCCGGTTATCTGGCCTTTGGAGAATGGACTTCGGATGTTTCATGGATCAAGCCATTTTTGGTTTTGGCGGCCTTGATTCCAGCGACGGACTTCTTATTGGCGGTTTTTTACACCTATTCCCCGATTTTGCATAGCTCCGAATCGATTTTTGGCAACGACGGGCAATTGATCGCTTGGCGGATACGCTTTGGAAAACAAACCAAGACCTATTTGCATGGATGGTGGCTCTTTGAAAAGGAAAGGTATGGCGAGGCGGCGGAATGTTTTCAGGAAGTCTATCAAAGTGGAATCAAGGACAAAGAATTGCTGGAACACCTGATTTTCTGCGGATTAATGCGCGAGAACTTCCAACAGGTTCTGGAATGGGATAGGGAAATGGCCCAAAAACATCCCACGGATCCGTATGACGCTTGCCGGCGCGCCACCGCTTTGTTGGCTTTGGGGGAGCCAATTGCTGCCAAAAGCACATTGGATGAGGCAATTCGCACGACTCCCGGGCACCACGAAGCCCTCAATTTCCGTGCTTTTTTGGCCATTCAGGCTGGAAATTACGCCGAGGCCACCAAGGATCTTGAAAAATCCACCCGCGCCAACCGCGAATTCGCCGTAGCCTTCTGCAACCTTGGTTGGCTGCATTTACTGCAAAATAATCCCGAAAAAGCGCATTCGATGCTGACCTTGTCCATGAAGCTCGAATATGAAAATCCGGCATTGCACCGCAATTGGGCCATGTATTTCTGGATGACCCAAAACGCGGAGGAAGCCCATTCGGCCTTGGAAAGCGCAAAATTGTTGGGACTAGATCCTTTGGAATACCACGCATGGAAGACAAAAATCGAGGCGCTGCCGCTCACCTGA
- a CDS encoding proline dehydrogenase family protein, translating to MDSNPRGQKLDFSNTEFAFAYKSDAQLQRTFRLFKMLGSNFLSKVGPPLVTFALKLGLPVQGIIRRTIFDIFCGGTSLEDTSDRSQELFASKVLTILDYSVEGKSTEESFNATRDEIIRTVRHGAADDAVAFSAMKVTGIADAELLAKRDAGRELSKEEIASLDRSKERLKAVCKVAFELGQPVFVDAEESWIQKTIDVWTEEMMAEFNKQKPIVYQTVQMYRHDRLAYLKNLITESKKSGHFIGIKVVRGAYIEKENARAMELGYGTPMQANKAATDRDYNAALRECIANVDHVALCAGTHNEESAALLAVLLDEKGIARDHPHVVFAQLLGMSDHISFNLAHNGYRSAKYLPYGPVKAVLPYLFRRAAENTSIAGQSSREVELLRKEVQRRGLL from the coding sequence ATGGATTCGAACCCGCGTGGACAAAAACTGGATTTCAGCAACACAGAGTTTGCATTTGCCTACAAAAGTGATGCGCAACTCCAACGTACCTTCCGGTTGTTCAAGATGCTGGGCTCAAATTTCCTTTCCAAGGTAGGCCCGCCGCTCGTGACCTTCGCCTTGAAATTGGGACTGCCGGTGCAAGGAATCATTCGCCGAACAATTTTTGATATTTTTTGCGGGGGAACCTCATTAGAAGACACTAGCGACCGCTCCCAGGAGCTGTTTGCGAGCAAAGTGTTGACGATTCTTGATTATTCGGTCGAAGGGAAAAGCACCGAAGAGAGTTTTAATGCGACACGCGACGAGATCATCCGCACGGTGAGGCATGGTGCTGCGGACGATGCCGTTGCATTTTCGGCCATGAAAGTCACCGGGATTGCCGACGCTGAGTTGCTCGCCAAACGCGATGCCGGACGCGAACTTTCCAAGGAAGAAATCGCTTCCCTTGACCGTAGCAAGGAACGGCTAAAGGCTGTTTGCAAAGTCGCCTTCGAATTGGGACAACCCGTTTTTGTCGATGCCGAGGAGTCTTGGATTCAAAAAACGATCGACGTCTGGACCGAGGAGATGATGGCCGAATTCAACAAGCAGAAGCCCATTGTGTACCAAACTGTGCAAATGTATCGGCACGATCGTTTGGCATATTTGAAGAATTTGATCACTGAGAGCAAGAAATCCGGTCATTTTATCGGAATTAAAGTGGTGCGTGGCGCCTATATCGAAAAGGAGAATGCCCGGGCGATGGAGTTGGGTTACGGAACGCCCATGCAAGCCAACAAAGCTGCCACGGACCGCGATTACAATGCTGCACTGCGCGAGTGCATTGCCAATGTCGACCATGTAGCGCTCTGCGCCGGCACGCACAATGAAGAAAGCGCAGCCTTGCTTGCCGTCCTTCTCGACGAAAAAGGCATCGCGCGCGATCACCCGCATGTCGTGTTTGCGCAACTGCTTGGGATGAGCGATCACATCAGCTTCAATCTCGCCCACAATGGCTACCGTTCGGCCAAATACTTGCCCTATGGACCGGTAAAGGCAGTGTTGCCGTATCTCTTCCGCCGCGCCGCTGAAAATACTTCCATCGCAGGCCAAAGTAGCCGTGAAGTCGAACTCCTTCGCAAGGAAGTGCAGCGCAGGGGTTTGCTCTGA
- a CDS encoding metallophosphoesterase: MRIGRILLVWTCFYLPSGFLQAQAPASTRVGPTVAGKPIVRVGIIADAQFCDCDANLGRFYRISLEKLHAAVDTFNAQGVDMVVNVGDLIDQDLKSYPVVLKEIERLKMPVHHLLGNHEFWNVPFHMQKTIYDSLGLSAGYCDMEFPGWRFLMLDGTELAEYAQGAHPEMVEEGELCRSSLAGHANKEIWNGAISESQTKWIEWQLAEAAEADQKVALFCHFPISPAGHPMTLWNEADMRVLLAKFPQAEAWFAGHSHGGGYHLLQGLHHLTFGGMLMTPDSNAFAILNFFSDQIVVEGFGREAYRVLPMAGSQAVADTILPDTLTPPDAMPEPVFPCVHRRVFDEFGRVVWDGEYTQNEPWSPRKLKPGCYEVAEQTEGRWTFSRLSIPPKARD; encoded by the coding sequence ATGCGAATCGGTCGGATTCTATTGGTTTGGACCTGCTTTTACCTGCCTTCGGGCTTCTTGCAAGCGCAGGCGCCTGCAAGCACGCGTGTGGGCCCAACCGTCGCGGGAAAGCCGATCGTGCGTGTGGGCATCATTGCAGACGCACAATTTTGCGATTGTGACGCCAACCTTGGCCGTTTTTACCGCATTTCCCTCGAAAAGCTCCATGCCGCAGTCGATACCTTCAACGCCCAAGGCGTCGACATGGTCGTGAACGTCGGCGATTTGATCGATCAAGACCTCAAAAGTTATCCGGTTGTGCTCAAGGAAATCGAACGGCTCAAGATGCCGGTTCACCATTTGTTGGGCAACCATGAGTTCTGGAACGTGCCGTTTCACATGCAAAAAACCATCTACGACAGCCTCGGATTGAGCGCCGGATACTGCGATATGGAGTTTCCCGGATGGCGGTTTTTGATGCTCGACGGTACCGAACTTGCCGAGTATGCGCAGGGTGCCCACCCCGAAATGGTGGAGGAAGGGGAGCTCTGCCGGAGCAGTTTGGCAGGACATGCGAACAAGGAAATCTGGAACGGCGCGATCAGTGAATCGCAGACAAAATGGATCGAATGGCAGCTTGCCGAAGCGGCGGAAGCAGACCAAAAAGTTGCACTGTTTTGCCACTTTCCGATCAGTCCCGCGGGCCATCCGATGACCCTTTGGAACGAGGCTGACATGCGGGTTTTGCTCGCCAAATTTCCGCAGGCGGAGGCTTGGTTTGCAGGCCATAGCCATGGGGGTGGCTACCACCTTTTGCAGGGTCTGCACCACCTGACTTTTGGTGGAATGTTGATGACGCCGGACTCCAATGCCTTCGCGATTCTCAACTTTTTTTCTGACCAAATTGTCGTCGAAGGCTTTGGCCGGGAGGCCTACCGGGTGCTCCCGATGGCGGGTTCACAGGCCGTTGCCGACACCATTTTGCCCGACACTTTGACCCCGCCCGATGCCATGCCGGAGCCTGTTTTTCCCTGTGTCCATCGCCGGGTTTTTGATGAATTTGGCAGGGTCGTTTGGGACGGAGAATACACCCAAAACGAGCCTTGGAGTCCCCGAAAATTGAAACCCGGCTGCTATGAGGTTGCCGAACAAACCGAGGGTCGCTGGACGTTTTCCAGACTTTCGATTCCGCCCAAAGCAAGGGATTGA